Genomic segment of Thermoanaerobaculia bacterium:
TGCATCGCGATCTTCTTGTAGTTGTCGGAGAGGAGCTCGTACGGGACGCGGAGGAAGACGCCCGCCGCCCCGACCTTTTCCCGATGGTTCAGCGCGAGGATCTTCTCCTGCGTCTTCGGGTCCTCCGAAAACCGGCGCGCGAACGCCTCGACCCCTTCTCCCGGAAGCGGCTTGGCGAACAGAAAGACGAGGTCGCCCCGGGCGATCGACACTTTCAACTCCGGCGAGACGACGGCGGTCCGGACGAACTCGGGGTCCTCGACGGCCGCTCCGGCCACCGCGGCGGGGAGGCCCGGGAAGGCCGAGGCGAAGACGGCCGCGAAGACCGCCGCGACCCGGATCCCCTTCGTTCGGAAGCGCCGCACCCCGACGCCCGAGTCAACCCGCGATCGGCGGAACGGCATCCGTGAACCGGGTCTCGCGCTCGTAGGCGGCGGCGAGCGCGAAGAGCGTCTCTTCCCGCCACGGCGGCGCCATCAACTGGAGCGCGAGGGGCAGCCCCTCGCGGGAGAACCCGGAGGGAACCGAGATGGCCGGGATCCCGGCGAGGGACGCCGGGGTCGTGTAGATGTCGGAGAGATACATCGCGAGCGGATCGTCGACCTTCTCGCCGAGGCGGAATGCCGGCCCGGGAACGGTCGGGCAGGCGATCGCGTCGACGCGGGAGAACGCCGCGGCGAAATCGCGCTTGAGCAGCGCCCGCACCCGGCTCGCCCGCCCGTAGAACGCGTCGGCGTAGCCCGCCGAGAGAGCGAACGTCCCGAGCAGGATCCGCCGCTTCACCTCCGCGCCGAAGCCCCGGGTCCGGTGATCCGCGTAGAACGACGCGAGATCGGCCGCCTCGTCGCGGGGGCCGTACCGGATCCCGTCGTAGCGGGCGAGATTCGAGGACGCTTCGGCGTTGGCGACCACGTAATACACGGGGATCGCGAACGGCGCGCGCGGGACCGAGACTTCCTCGACGACGGCGCCCGCGCGTTCGAGCGCCGACACGGCCTGCGCGAAGTTCTCGAGCGCCTGCGGGTCGGCGCCCTCGACGGCGGCCTCCCGAAGGACGCCGACCCGGAGACCCTTCGCGCCGCGCCCGAGCGCCGCCAGCGGGTCTCCGGCCGGAACGTCGGGAGCAGCCGTCGAATCGCGCGGATCCGGACCCGCGATCGCCGCGTAGATCCGGACGCAGTCTTCGACCGTCGCCGCGATCGGCCCGATCTGATCGAGGGAGGACGCGAAAGCGACGAGGCCGAAGCGGGAGACCCGTCCGTACGTCGGCTTCAGTCCCACGACGCCGCACAGGGCCGCCGGCTGGCGGACCGAGCCTCCCGTGTCGGAGCCGAGGGCCGCGGGGACCTCGCGGGCCGCGACCGACGCCGCGCTCCCGCCGGACGACCCGCCGGGAACGCGCTCCGGATCCCACGGGTTGCGCGTCTTCTGGAAGGCCGAATTCTCGGTCGAGGATCCCATCGCGAACTCGTCGAGGTTCGTCTTTCCCGCGACGATGGCTCCCGCCGTCTTCAGGCGGGCGACCGCCGTCGCGTCGTATCCGGGCGTGAAACCTTCGAGAATCCGGGAGGCGCACGACGCGGGGTAGCCCTCCGCCGTCATGTTGTCCTTGATGCCGACGAGCACGCCGGCGAGGGGGAGATCCTCCCCCGCCGCGATCCTTTGGTCGACGCGGCGGGCTTCCGCGAGCACCCGCTCCTCGTCCCACGTCAGGAAAGCGCCGATCCGGGGCTCGATCCGGGCGATCCGGTCGAGCGCGTCGCCGGCGATCCGCTCGGCCGTCGTCGAACGGTCACGGATCGCCGAGACGATCTCGCCGATGGGGCTCAACGGCGCCCCGCGCGACCCGGCCGGGTCATCGGCTCGCGTCGACGACCCGCGGCACCGGAACGAGGCCGTGGGCGGTGACGGCGGCGTTTCGGGCGAGCTCCTCGCGCCCCTCCCCGGGAATCGGCCGGTCGGTCCGAAGCGGCGTCGGAGGGGGGGCTTCCGGTTCCGGGAGCTCGGCGTCCGGAATCTCCGCGATGCGTTCGATGTGCGCGAGGATGTGTTCGAGCTTCGGAGCGAGGCCATCGGCCTCTCCGGGCGAGAGATGGAGGCGCGCGAGACGGGCGATCCGTTCGACGCCCTCCCGCGAAAGGAACGGGTTCTCGAACGCGGATGTCATTGGAACCATTGTACCCTCTCGGGATGCGCCTGCGATCGGTCGAGCGCGCGATCCGGACCGCCGCGAAGGAAACCGGAACGACCGCCTATCTCGTCGGCGGCGCCATCCGGGACGCGCTTCTCGGCTTGCCCGTCGCCGACGTCGACGTCGCCGTCCCGGAAGGCGAGGAGAGGCTCGCACGGGCCCTCTCGGCCGAGGGATTCGGAACGGCATTTCCTCTCGCGCCCCCGGGCTCCCCCGCTCCCGTCTGGAGGATCGCGAAGGAGGGCTCCGTCGTCGACGTCGCCCGCTTCGAACGCGGGGAGACGATCGAGACGGATCTCGCGCGCCGGGATTTCACCGTCAACGCGCTCGCGCGCGAAGCGGGCAAGCGGCGGCTGATCGATCCCTTCGGGGGCGCCGCCGATCTCCGCGCGGGTCGGATCCGCTCGATTTCCGAGGCGAATCTCGCGAGCGACCCCGTGCGCGTCCTCCGCGCCTATCGTCTCGCGGCGGTTCGCGGATGGACGATCGCGCCGTCGACGCGGAAGAGCCTGGCGCGGCACGTCCGGCGGCTTTCCGAGGCCGCCCCGGAGCGCGTGCACGACGAGCTCATCCGCCTGTTTGCCGGCGAGTTTCCGCGCGCGATCGGCTGGGCGGCCGCCGACGGCGTACTCGCCCGGGCGCTGGGCATCGGCGACGCGCCGGCGCTGACCCGCGCGGCGCGGCGCTTTCCCGATCCCGGCCGAAAGCCGCGCTCCGCCACGGTGGCGGACCGTCTCGCGATCTTCTTCCGCGCCGCTTCCGTCCGGGAAGGGAGGGCCGTCGATGCCCTGTGGCGCGCGAAGTTTTCGCGGGCCGAAATCCGCGAGATCGCCCGGCGCCGCCGTTTCCTGGAAGCGGCATTCTCCGGCCGCTCCCCGGAACGCGCGCTCTTTCCGTTTCGCGACGATCTCCCCTCGCTCCTCCGTCTCGCCGACGCGGCCGCCGCCAACCGGACGGAATCGGCGCGCGTGCGCGCGCTCCGCTCGGCGGCGCGCCGCGTCGAAAAGCGCGAGGCGCCGATCGGCGGCGACGACGTGCGGGCGTGGCTCGGGATCGCTCCCGGACCCGAGGTCGGCCGGAGGCTCGAGGCCGCCCGCTACGCCTGGTTCACCCGCCGCTGGCGGTCCCGGGACGAGATTCGGGCCGGCCTCGAGCGCCGCCGCGTTTGACCGGCGGCGGAGGCTGGGTTACTCTTCGCGCACTGCCGACCAGGGGGAGAGTTGGAGCTTTCGGAACTCCTGAAATTCACCGCCAAGAAGGGTGCGTCCGACCTGCATCTCAAGCCGATGCGGCCGCCGCTGCTCCGCCTGAACGGGAAGATGATCCCCCTGAAGACGGACCCCCTCTCGCCGAAGACTCTCGAGGACATGCTCCTGCCGATCCTCACGCCGCTCCAGAAGCAGCGGCTCGAGCAGGATCTCGCCGTGGACGTCGGCTACGGCCTGCAGGGGGTCGCGCGATTCCGCGCGAACATCTACACCCAGCGCGGCTCGTTCGCCGCCGCGTTTCGCCGCATCCCCTTCAAGCTGCCGACGATCGACGAGCTCGAGCTCCCCGACGTTCTGGGTTCGTTCGCGCACCTCCCGGCCGGCCTCGTGATCGTCACCGGCCCGACCGGGTCGGGAAAATCGACGACGCTCGCCGCGATCATGCGCGAGATCACCGAGAAGCGGCCCGTGCACATCGTGACGATCGAGGATCCGATCGAATATCTGCTCTCCGACGGCGTCGCCGCCGTGTCGCAGCGCGAGGTCGGGACCGACACGCCGAGCTTCAAGGAGGCGCTGAAGAACGTCGTCCGCCAGGATCCCGACGTCATCATGGTCGGCGAGATGCGCGACTGGGAGACCATGCAGACCGCGATCACCGCCGCGGAAACGGGCCACCTCGTCTTTTCGACGCTCCACACCAACAACGCGGCGCAGGCGATCGACCGCATGATCGACTCCTGCCCTCCCGCCCTGCAGCGGCAGGTGCGGTCCCAGCTCGCCCTGGTTCTCCGGGCGATCGTGTCGATGAAACTGATCGAGAAGTCCGACGGCGCCGGCCTCACGGCCGTCGTCGAGGTGATGATCAACTCGCCCAAGATCGCCAAGCACATCGACCAGGGCGAGACGAAGGACATCGTCGAGGAAATCGAATCGTCCGTCGGCTACTACCGGATGCAGTCGATGAACCAGTCGCTCCTCGCGCTCCTGGTCCACCAGAAGATCTCCTACGACAAGGCGATGGAGGCCTCCACCGACCCCGAGGACCTGTCGCTGAAGCTCCGGAAGCTGTTCCCCCAGATCGAAGAGTCGTTCCGAGGAGGAGCCATGCCGTCGTTCAACGATTTCTCCGTCATCACCGGCCTCATGGACACCAAGAAGCTCTACGAGGAGCAGGAGGAGAAGTGGAAGATGCGGATGACGGAGGTCCAGGAGGAAGTCACCCGCCTTCGCCAGGAGATCGACGACCAGAAGCGCCTGAACGAGGCGAAGGCGAAGGGATACGCGGACCTCGAGTCCGAGGCCGCCCGCCTGCGCACCGACGCGGACCGCACCCAGAAGGACGCGGCGCAGAAGATCGCGGCGCTCAACGAGCGGATCAAGCAGTTGAACCAGCAGCTCTCCGAATACGCCGGCGGACGCAAGCCCGCCGCGAACGAAGGCTTCTTCAAGCGATAGCGTCGCGCGCCCCGGCCGCGCGACGTCCTCCCGATTTCGAGATCCGAAACGGGCCCGCTCCGGGTCAGCCCGTTTTTCCGGCCGCCTTCAGGAGCTCCTTCAGGAGGATGGCCGTCGGCTCCTTGCCGGGGACGCAGAGATTCGAGTCCTTCTCCGTGCCGGCGGCGAGGGCCGCCGCGTAGCCCTCGCAGTCGTATCCGCAGGCCGTGCAGTCGGTCTGGGCCATTGCCGCGAAGAGCTTCGTCTTGAGGTCCCCGTCCTTGGCCATCTCCATGCGCTTGGGGAGCGGGATCGTTTCGTCGTGGAAAGCGGGCGCCTCCTTCTTCGGCGCCTTCGCTTTCTCCTCCTCCACCTTCCCGGTGTTGAGCCATCGGCCGTAGGAGAGGCAGCTCGGGCAGACGAACGCATAGTCCCACTGCTGGGGGAGATGCTGCGCCGGCGTCCGATAGACGACGAGCGGCTCGAAATCCTGGGGGCAAGCGGGCGCCTCGCGCTCCTGCGCGTCGTTGACCATGGCGCGGAGATGCCCGGACGAGAACTGGATCTGCTTCGGCTTCTGGTCGAAACGGTACATCTTCCCCTTCGGGGTGACCATCACGACCTGGGGCTTGAACGTGCGGTCCACGTAGAAGGCCCGCATCGGTTCCCCGGTCTCGGGATCGAGGACCGGGTTCTGGCTCCAGAAATCGGCGAGGAGTCGACTCTGTTCGCGAAGGGAAAGCTTCATTCCACCGTCCTTCCGGGCGCGCATTGTAGCAAACCGGTCCGGGCGCCGCGGCTCTTCAGATCGTCTCCGATCTCACGAACGGATTCCGCCGCTTCTCCCATCCGATCGTCGTCTCCTCGCCGTGGCCGGGCACGACCCTCAGCGCGTCGGGGAGCGAGTAGAGCCGTTCGCGGATCGACCGCTCGATCTCCGGAAACGATCCCCCCCAAAGGTCGGTCCGTCCGATCGATTCGCGGAAGAGCGTGTCTCCCGAGAGGAGAACGGGCTCGTCTCCGTCGGAGAGGAAACTGACCGAGCCCGGCGAATGGCCGGGAGTGTGGATCACGCGGATCTCCGACGAGCCGACCGGGATCGTCTCCCGGTCGACGAGCGGCTCGGTCACCTTCTCCGGATCGTCGAACCGGAACCCGAAGAGGCGGCCCTGCTCCGGGAGCATCTCGTAGAGGAAACGGTCCTCGGGATGGAGCCGGATCGGCGCGCGGGTGGCCCGGTGAACGGCGCCCGCCGCCGCGATGTGATCGAAGTGGGCATGCGTGTGGAGCAGGACGACCGCCTTCGCGCCGGCGCGCCCCAGCGCGTCGAGAATCCGCTCCGGTTCGTCGCCGGGGTCGACGACGGCCGCCTGAGCCGTCTCGCCGTCGACGAGGATCGCGCAGTTGCAGGCGAGCGGCCCGACCGCGAGGATCTCCGCGACGCGAAGAGTCATGCGCGGACCGGCACCACGACGTTCACCTCGTGTCTCTCTTTTCGCGCCGGGTCCGCCCAGACCCTCTCCGTCGATCCGAGGTTGATCTGCACGGCCCATTCGTCGTTCCCGGCGAGGCGCCGTTCCGAGGCGAAGAGCTTCCTCCTCGATCTCGGCGTGAAGATCTCCCACCGCAGCCAGCCGAACTCGGCCACGCCGCCCCGCACGCAGAACGCGGGAATCCTCTCCCCCGCCTCGATCGGCGCCTCGCGAACGGTCGTCGGCCGGAATCCGTTCGCCTGCAGACGCCCGACGAATTCGTCGCTCACGTCGCGCCCGTTCCAGACGAGCTCGTGCCGTCCCCGCGTCACGCCCCGCCCGAGGATCAGGTCGTCGAGAACTTCGGAAAGATGGCGGTCGTCTCCCTTGGCCTCCACGAATCCAGTCTATCGCCTCCCTCGGACGAGACACGATCGCCGCATCGAATCCCGCGGACGCCGGGCGCAGCTCATCCTCTCTCCGGGGATCGGGCGACGCGAATCCGCGCGCGCCCGCCCGGCTCGATGCATCGCCGCGCCCGCTATACTCCCCCCGTGCACTGGAGCGACCTGCTGTTGATCCGCCTCCCGCTCGCGCTCTGGGTCGGCGGGACCTTTCTCGCCGCCGCCGCCGCGCCGCGGATCTTCGGCCTCGTACCCTCCCGCGACATGGCGGGAGACGTGTTCGGCGCGATCCTCGCGCGACTCGGCGCGATCGAGCACGGGTTGTCGCTCGTCCTGGTGCTCGGAATCTTCTCGGCGGTCGGCCGCGAAGGACGAATCGCGGGGCGCGCCGCGGTGACGGCCATCGGAGCCTTCCTCGCGATCGCGGGGAACGTCTATACCTCGATGGTGCTCCGGCCCCGGATGCGCTACTACCGCGCGCAGGCCGGATCGTTCGACGTCATTCCCGAGGACGATCCGTGGCGCCGCCGTTTCGGGGTCCTTCACCGGCGCTCCTCGCGCGTGACGATGCTCGGTCTCGCGTGCGCCCTCGCCGCTCTCCTCTGCGCGCCCTAGCCCGTGACGTTCTCCGACTTCCGCTCCGACACGGTCACCCGCCCGACGGGGGCGATGCGGCGCGCGATGGCGGAGGCGGAAGTCGGCGACGACGTCTACGGCGAAGACCCGACGGTCCGCCGGCTCGAGGATCGTACGGCGGAGCTCCTCGGCCGGGAGGCGGCGCTCTTCGTGCCGACCGGCTCGATGGGGAACCAGATCTCGCTCCGCGTGCTCGCCCGGCCGGGATCCGAGGTCATCGTCGAGTCGCGGGCGCACGTCTTCAACGCCGAAATGGCGGCGATGTCGGCGCTCTCGGGGCTGTTGCCCCGCCCGATCGCGACCGCCGACGGGATCCTCACGCCGGCGGACGTCGAGCCGTGGATCCAGACGGACCACCCGCTTCGCCCCCGGACCGCCCTCCTCGCCCTCGAGAACACGATCAACTTCTGGGGAGGGCGCATCGTGCCGCTCGACGCGCAGAAGGGCCTGGCGGCGCTCTGCCGGCGGCGCGGGATCGCGCTGCATCTCGACGGATCGAGGATCTGGAATGCCGCCGCGGCGACGGGGATCCCCGAACGGGAGCTCGCCGCCGGCGCCGACTCCGTCAACGTCTGTTTCTCCAAGGGTCTGGGAGCTCCGGTCGGATCCGCCGTCGCGGGAACGCACGGCTTCGTCGAAGAAGCGCGCCGCGCCCGCAAGCTGTTCGGTGGCGGCATGCGCCAGGCGGGAATTCTCGCCGCCGCCGCGCTCGTCGCGCTCGACTCGCGTGATCGTCTCGTCGAGGACCACGCTCTCGCGCGCCGCCTGGCGGAAGGGCTCTCCGGCCTCCCCGGGATCTCGCTCCCCTACGGCTGCGCGACGAACATCGTGATCTTCGTCGCCTCGGGCCGGAAGCACGCCGCCGATTGGGTCGCCGGATTCCGCGGCGAGGGAGTCCTGTGCGGCGCCTACCCGGGGGAGGAGGTGCGGATGGTCACGCACCGCGACGTCACCGCCGCCGACGTGGACCGGGCGCTGACCGCCGCCCGGCGGATCGCGGAGAGCTGATCCCCCGATTCGGTCCCCGCGGGAGCGTGCCGCAGGCGCCTCACCGCCGTCGGGCGATCACGTCGATCTCCACGAGCGCACCGGCCGGGAGCTCGGCGACCGCGACCGTCGACCGGGCCGGCCGGTGCTCCCCGAAACGCGCCGCGTAGACGGCGTTCATCGGCGCGAAGTTCGCCATCGTCGTCAGGAACACCGTCGTCTTGACGACGTCCGAGAACGCCAGCCCCGCTTCCGCCAGAACCGCCTCCAGGTTGTCGAACACGCGTGCCGCCTGCGTCTCGATACCTCCTTCGACGATCTTCATCGTGGCCGGATCGAGACCGACCTGACCCGCCGAAAAGAGAAACCCGTGCGATTCGACCGCCTGCGAATAAGGGCCGATCGCCTTCGGGGCCTTGTCCGTCGAGATCCGATTCATTCCTCGTCTCCTTCTTCCTCGACCGCCGCGACGTACGGGAGATTCCGGTACCGTTCCGCGACGTCGAGACCGTATCCCACCACGAACCGGTCCTCGATCTCGAATCCGACGTAATCGACGGGGGGCGCCCCCGGCTTTCGGAGGAGCGCGCAGACCCGCAGGGTCGCCGGACCGCGGTCGCGGAGCATCCCGACGATCTTCTCGAGGGTGCGCCCGGTGTCCACGACGTCCTCGACGACGACGACGTTCCGTCCCGCGACGTCCGTCGAGAGGTCGCGGACGACCCGGACGTTCCCCGACGAGCGGGTGCCCTCCCCGTATGACGACACCTGGAGGAAATCGATCGTCACCGGGGAGCGGAGCTGCCGGGCGAGATCGGAGAGGAAGAACACGGAGCCCTTGAGGATGCCGACCAGCAGGACCGGGCGGCCGTCGAGGTCGGTGTCGATCCCGGCGGCCACGCGCGAGACGCCCTCCGCGATCTGCCTTTCGTCGAGGATGGTCCGCGAAAGCTTGTGCGCCAGGAGGCCTCCTGGTCTAGAATAAACCAGGATCCCAAGAATGCTCGTCGCCGAACTCGAGGACCTGCATGGAGCCTACATCCGGCTGACGGAGAAGTTCAAGGCTCTCTGGACCTTCCACCAGTTTCTCAGGGGCGTGCATCACACGTTCCTCGGCGACACTCCCTCCTACGATCTCGATTTCAACGGCGTCTACGACCGCCTCCGCGAGGTCAGCTCCGCGGTCACCTCTCCGGCGGCGCCGGACGACGTTCGCGACCGCCTCGACCGGATCGATACGGAGCTGTCGCTCGCGACCCGGACGCTCCGCCTCGCGGATCGGGCCCTCGGGCCGTCCCTCCTGCGCCGGTTCTTCGACAAGGTCAAGCCACAGGATCCGAAGATCGTCTATCACC
This window contains:
- the gatC gene encoding Asp-tRNA(Asn)/Glu-tRNA(Gln) amidotransferase subunit GatC translates to MTSAFENPFLSREGVERIARLARLHLSPGEADGLAPKLEHILAHIERIAEIPDAELPEPEAPPPTPLRTDRPIPGEGREELARNAAVTAHGLVPVPRVVDASR
- a CDS encoding MBL fold metallo-hydrolase, yielding MTLRVAEILAVGPLACNCAILVDGETAQAAVVDPGDEPERILDALGRAGAKAVVLLHTHAHFDHIAAAGAVHRATRAPIRLHPEDRFLYEMLPEQGRLFGFRFDDPEKVTEPLVDRETIPVGSSEIRVIHTPGHSPGSVSFLSDGDEPVLLSGDTLFRESIGRTDLWGGSFPEIERSIRERLYSLPDALRVVPGHGEETTIGWEKRRNPFVRSETI
- a CDS encoding RidA family protein; its protein translation is MNRISTDKAPKAIGPYSQAVESHGFLFSAGQVGLDPATMKIVEGGIETQAARVFDNLEAVLAEAGLAFSDVVKTTVFLTTMANFAPMNAVYAARFGEHRPARSTVAVAELPAGALVEIDVIARRR
- a CDS encoding GntG family PLP-dependent aldolase — its product is MTFSDFRSDTVTRPTGAMRRAMAEAEVGDDVYGEDPTVRRLEDRTAELLGREAALFVPTGSMGNQISLRVLARPGSEVIVESRAHVFNAEMAAMSALSGLLPRPIATADGILTPADVEPWIQTDHPLRPRTALLALENTINFWGGRIVPLDAQKGLAALCRRRGIALHLDGSRIWNAAAATGIPERELAAGADSVNVCFSKGLGAPVGSAVAGTHGFVEEARRARKLFGGGMRQAGILAAAALVALDSRDRLVEDHALARRLAEGLSGLPGISLPYGCATNIVIFVASGRKHAADWVAGFRGEGVLCGAYPGEEVRMVTHRDVTAADVDRALTAARRIAES
- the hpt gene encoding hypoxanthine phosphoribosyltransferase, translating into MLGILVYSRPGGLLAHKLSRTILDERQIAEGVSRVAAGIDTDLDGRPVLLVGILKGSVFFLSDLARQLRSPVTIDFLQVSSYGEGTRSSGNVRVVRDLSTDVAGRNVVVVEDVVDTGRTLEKIVGMLRDRGPATLRVCALLRKPGAPPVDYVGFEIEDRFVVGYGLDVAERYRNLPYVAAVEEEGDEE
- the gatA gene encoding Asp-tRNA(Asn)/Glu-tRNA(Gln) amidotransferase subunit GatA, yielding MSPIGEIVSAIRDRSTTAERIAGDALDRIARIEPRIGAFLTWDEERVLAEARRVDQRIAAGEDLPLAGVLVGIKDNMTAEGYPASCASRILEGFTPGYDATAVARLKTAGAIVAGKTNLDEFAMGSSTENSAFQKTRNPWDPERVPGGSSGGSAASVAAREVPAALGSDTGGSVRQPAALCGVVGLKPTYGRVSRFGLVAFASSLDQIGPIAATVEDCVRIYAAIAGPDPRDSTAAPDVPAGDPLAALGRGAKGLRVGVLREAAVEGADPQALENFAQAVSALERAGAVVEEVSVPRAPFAIPVYYVVANAEASSNLARYDGIRYGPRDEAADLASFYADHRTRGFGAEVKRRILLGTFALSAGYADAFYGRASRVRALLKRDFAAAFSRVDAIACPTVPGPAFRLGEKVDDPLAMYLSDIYTTPASLAGIPAISVPSGFSREGLPLALQLMAPPWREETLFALAAAYERETRFTDAVPPIAG
- a CDS encoding (Fe-S)-binding protein; translated protein: MKLSLREQSRLLADFWSQNPVLDPETGEPMRAFYVDRTFKPQVVMVTPKGKMYRFDQKPKQIQFSSGHLRAMVNDAQEREAPACPQDFEPLVVYRTPAQHLPQQWDYAFVCPSCLSYGRWLNTGKVEEEKAKAPKKEAPAFHDETIPLPKRMEMAKDGDLKTKLFAAMAQTDCTACGYDCEGYAAALAAGTEKDSNLCVPGKEPTAILLKELLKAAGKTG
- a CDS encoding PilT/PilU family type 4a pilus ATPase gives rise to the protein MELSELLKFTAKKGASDLHLKPMRPPLLRLNGKMIPLKTDPLSPKTLEDMLLPILTPLQKQRLEQDLAVDVGYGLQGVARFRANIYTQRGSFAAAFRRIPFKLPTIDELELPDVLGSFAHLPAGLVIVTGPTGSGKSTTLAAIMREITEKRPVHIVTIEDPIEYLLSDGVAAVSQREVGTDTPSFKEALKNVVRQDPDVIMVGEMRDWETMQTAITAAETGHLVFSTLHTNNAAQAIDRMIDSCPPALQRQVRSQLALVLRAIVSMKLIEKSDGAGLTAVVEVMINSPKIAKHIDQGETKDIVEEIESSVGYYRMQSMNQSLLALLVHQKISYDKAMEASTDPEDLSLKLRKLFPQIEESFRGGAMPSFNDFSVITGLMDTKKLYEEQEEKWKMRMTEVQEEVTRLRQEIDDQKRLNEAKAKGYADLESEAARLRTDADRTQKDAAQKIAALNERIKQLNQQLSEYAGGRKPAANEGFFKR